From a single Alloactinosynnema sp. L-07 genomic region:
- a CDS encoding aldo/keto reductase: MEQRQVGRSGLRVSRMALGTMTWGGDTEPDEAASQLTAFVDVGGTLVDTADVYCDGESERVLGTLLDDVMPRESVVLATKAVARRTDGPFGGGASRGALLSALEQSLIRLDTDHVDLWQLHAWDPSVPLEETLCAVDAAVRSGKVRYAGISNYTGWQTATAASRQSATAGAAPLVSTQVEYSLLERGIEREVVAAADHHGLGILPWAPLGRGVLTGKYRNSTPADSRGASAAFAPYVDHHRTDRASRIVQAVVTAADGLGTSPLAVALAWVRDRPGVVAPIVGARDTAQLLGSLVAEELELPPAIRAALDDVSDVELGYPERRLG, translated from the coding sequence GTGGAGCAACGACAGGTCGGGCGCAGTGGGCTGCGGGTGTCCCGGATGGCGCTAGGGACGATGACCTGGGGCGGGGACACCGAGCCGGATGAGGCCGCCAGCCAGCTGACCGCGTTCGTCGACGTCGGCGGCACCTTGGTCGACACCGCCGACGTCTACTGCGACGGCGAGTCCGAACGTGTCCTGGGCACCTTGCTCGATGACGTGATGCCGCGCGAAAGCGTGGTGTTGGCCACCAAGGCGGTCGCCCGCCGCACCGATGGGCCGTTCGGCGGCGGCGCGTCGCGGGGTGCGCTGCTGAGCGCGCTGGAGCAGTCGCTGATCCGGCTTGACACCGACCATGTCGACCTGTGGCAGCTGCACGCGTGGGATCCGTCGGTGCCGCTGGAGGAGACGCTGTGCGCGGTGGACGCCGCGGTGCGCAGCGGGAAGGTCCGCTACGCGGGCATCTCGAACTACACCGGCTGGCAGACCGCCACCGCAGCGAGCCGCCAGTCGGCGACGGCGGGTGCGGCGCCGCTGGTCAGCACCCAGGTCGAGTACTCGCTGCTGGAGCGCGGCATCGAGCGTGAGGTGGTCGCGGCCGCCGACCATCACGGCCTGGGCATCTTGCCGTGGGCGCCGCTGGGCCGCGGGGTTTTGACGGGCAAGTACCGCAACAGCACCCCGGCGGACTCGCGCGGCGCGTCGGCCGCGTTCGCGCCGTATGTCGACCACCACCGGACGGACCGGGCGTCGCGGATCGTGCAGGCGGTGGTCACCGCGGCCGACGGGTTGGGCACCTCGCCGCTGGCCGTGGCGCTGGCGTGGGTGCGCGACCGGCCGGGGGTGGTGGCGCCGATCGTGGGCGCGCGTGACACCGCGCAACTGCTCGGGTCGCTGGTGGCCGAGGAGCTGGAGCTGCCGCCCGCGATCCGTGCGGCGCTCGATGACGTCAGCGATGTCGAGCTCGGTTATCCGGAGCGCAGGCTCGGATGA